TTTTTCGCCGCTTTTTCCGTTACGAAATGCCATTCTAAATCATCATTTTCCTTTAAATTCTCGATTAGCTCATTACCGACTGTTAAGGTTTTACCCTCATATTCCGCCTTCACATCCTTATTCACGACTGCAACAGGTAATTTGCCTGTATTCCCGTATGGATTCCAAGCGGAACTAAGAAATAACCCCCCATAAATAATCGGTACGAACAGTAAAACGATTGCGACACCGACTAGTTTTCGATTTGTAAGGAAAAGCTTCCATTCTTGTTTAAGCATGTTCACTTCATTTCACCTTTCTTTTCACGCAGTACATCACTCAATGACGTTGAATTCCAATTAAGAGTCGGTATGTCCGTGGTGCCAAAGCTTTCTTTCAGCAAATCTGCCACTGTCTGGCTGGAAAAGAACTCTATCAAAAGTTGATCCGCCCTAGAAAACATCCGACGAAGGACGTCCATCCCCTTCTCTGCATACTCTCCATCTTTAAACGCTTTTTCTATAAGTCCCGTATCCGGAAACATCGAAATGGGGCCTTCCATCGCCTCAATAATTTCAAGGTTTTTAATCTTATCTACACTTTTGGCAAGAGTAAGGCCGCCATTATTACCAGGAACGGAAGTGATTATCTGCTTAACGACCAATTTCCTTATGATTTTTTTCAAATAAGAAGGAGACACCTCCAATCGCCTGCTGATCTCATTAGACGAAAGCGGTACATTTTTATCCTGGGTGGAGAGGATAACAATGATGCATATAGCTTGCTCGACCCCTTTTGTTAATTGCAAATCAGTTCACCTCTTTCAGTATCTATATGGATGTCTGATATCCATAATGGATATTCGGTATCTCTAATTAAAACCCGTTTCATCATAGAAATCAAGTTAATTCTAGAAAAAATTTCTAAAAAAAAGTGAACCCCTTATGACAGCATAATAAGGGGTTCACCTTTCAAGGTTTTTTATAGGTCATTTAGAAACTCATTGACCGCTTCTGGAGTTTTGGCATTTGCACTGTGCAGATGTGCAACCTTTTCCCCATTCTTAAATACTAATAGTGATGGAATTCCCATTACCGTTTGCTCTTCAGAAATCTCAGGGAACTCGTCACGATCGATTGTAAACCACTGTTTGTCTTGATGTTCTTGAGTGATCTCATCGATGAACATGTCTAAACGTTTGCAGTCCGGACACCATGTAGTAGTAAAAATCCCGACCGTCAGTCCCTCTTGATTGATTTGTTCACGGTATTCTTGTTCAGTATTGATATTTTTCATGATCGTCTCCTCCGGGCTTTCTTATCATCATACTTTAATCCATGAATTAATGTACTCAAGGATTAATATATAATTAATTCCTTTACAGCACAAACGGTTTATCTTGGATCCATCTAACTCTTGCCCGGTTCATGTACCTTTTCTATGCTTTGGGCAAAGCCGCCATTTCTTGGAGTTCTAATCTCTCGTTTATGAAAGAGGAAATCCTTGAAATGAACTCCCTATTTTCATCAATGAAAAGATAATGACAGCTTTTTTCAAAAATGATCAATTCACTGTCAGGAATCTTTTCGGCGATGAGAATGGATGCCTCTACAGGAGTGATCCAATCATGACGGCCGCCTGCCATTAATGTGACCCTTCTCTTTTTAGATCATCTTTTTATTAAAATCCAAAATAATCAAGCAGCTTCCAATTCACCGTTATTGTCCTTGGAAAATTTCCTTGCAATAAGACTGACTCCAATCATTACAATCACATTTATGAGGAGAGCGACAAGACCAATGTTCAAATCTTTAATAACTTGCGGCAATGCCGGAAAAAGTGTCCCAATTGTAGCGCTTGTTATGGTTGTATACCCAACAGTGGCTAAACCGGCAATGATGCCCGCTGACGCACCCTCTTTCGTCACGAAGTTTTTTTGCAGGAGACTGGCGATGAATGATGGGAATAATTGAGTCACCATGCTGTATCCCATCAATAAAAGGGCCACGATCGTATTCCCTCCTGTCAAAGTAAAATACACGGAAATGAGAGCAAGAACAGGTACGAGCAACTTGGCAATGGTCGTAATTTGTTTATCCGAGGCGGAAGGAGAAAAATGCTGATACACGTTTTTGGCAAGCAGCGTCGCTGAACTCATTAAAATCATCGAGCCTGGAACAAGGGCGGTCAATAGACCCGCTGCCCCGATGACCCCCACAAACCAAGGATCGAAGGTATTGATCGAAAGCTTCAAAAGCGCAAGATCCATATCCGACCCTTGCAACCCAGGAACTTTAATGATGGCGGCATAGCCGACAAAGATCGCACCGACGGATAATGCTCCGTAAAGCGGAAGGATGAACGCATTTTTACGGAATGTCTTGGCACTTTTAGCTGTATATGCAGAACCGAATGTTTGCGGCCACATATAGAAACCTAACGTCGTCAAGATGATCGTCGATATAAACCATGAAGCACTCATCCCCATATCCGGTAGTGTCAGGAAATCAGGCTTGACGGCATTGACTGCTTCGAACATCGGCTGGATTCCACCAAAATAATGAAGCGGAATGTAAATCCCTAAAAATAACGCGACCAAAGCGATCATGATATCTTTGAGAACAGCTGTCCAAACCGATCCATGGATACCTGAAATCATCACATAAACGGTAACTGAAACAGCTCCGATCCAAACGGCGACCGTCGGGGAAATCGAACCATAGGAAGTAGTCGAAACGATGATTCCCAGACCCTTTAATTGCAGCACCAAAAACGGTACCAGGGCCAAAACACCGACGATTGAAACAAGTACCCCCAATAATGGACTTTTGTACTTTTTAACATAAAAGTCTGCTTGTGAAATGAGCTTGTGTTTATTTCCGTAGCTCCAAATGGCAGGATAAATCCAATAAGAAAACAGGTAGCCCAATGCTGCGAACGCCGTTCCGTACAATGCCGGACCGCCTATACCATATGCCCACCCGCTGGAGCCCAGGAAAGTGGAGGTGGAATAGATCTCTCCCGCCAGTAAAATCATGATGATGAAAGGGCCGAACCCGCGTCCGCCGACTGTCCACTGTTCAAGGTCCATGTCCTTGCCTTTTCTTGCCCTAATCCCTAAATAAAGTGACAGCAACAGGAAACTGAAAATAATGATGATCGCAATATTCATTTCTCTTCCCTCTCTTTATTCTTGGGATCTAGCATATAAATGATAAAAACGACTAAAGCGGTAAAGATCAGCCACGAAAAGTTCCAGAAAAAGAATAGCGGCATGCCAAGAATATACGGTTCGATACTATTAGCCCAAAAAGGCCCGCCAAGTATGGCGATTACAGGAATTAAAGAAAGAAAATAAATTGGTTTCATGAGATTCTCCTCTTGTCTAATGATATGAACTAAATGTGGTAACACGAAGATTGATATCTTTGATTCATCACCTGCGCAGCAATCGTGAAAAAGTGCGGAGCCGCCGCAGTTACATAGTCCCCCTTTCTGCCGACGTCAATATGTGATATTACTTTTAATCTAGCAATCCGCATGCCAATGTTGGAATTTCCAGAAATAAACGGAGTGAATGGGGTATATATCAAGGAAAGCAGTTGGGCAAAACTTATTATCGAGGATGCATCAACGTGCTGTTGATAGGAGAATCCTTATTAATGAGTAAAAAAAATTTTACAAGTAAAATTTTTTTTCATCCCTTATAGGGAACAAGAGTCTCTTCAGTTTTTTTATTTAATAAACATTCCAGGTGATTTCAGAAATCAGCTCCCTTTCCGCCGACTGTCTGCCAAGCACCAACAAAGCAAGCGACTGTGGGGTCTCGGCTAGCCAGTTACTCGGCAGGAGTGTCGCAAATTTCTTCAATCTAGTGAGGGTTACAGTAAAAAACATGATGGATCATGCTGAAACACTTCCGAACCTCCTTTTGTCGAAAAAAGGGCTTCTATCTGATTTTTTAAACAAGGTTGATTGGAGCTGGTGTGCGAGACTCCTGCGGGAAAAGCGCGTCCAAGGGAGACCCCACAGGCGCAAAGACGCCGAGGAGGCTCCCGGACCGCCCGCGGAAAGCGAGTACCTGGAGTGGAAATCAGTAGTACAACCAGGTCTCGTTTAAAAATCATGGTTTGCAATTTTTCGACCATCCACGCCTTACCAACACCTATGTTTAACAAACTGAAAAAAAGCCACTATCCAGTGGCTTTTTTCACATCATTCATATTGGGAGAGTAAGTTGCCAGGAAATACCAAATTTATCAGATATCCATCCGAACTTCTTACTAAAGGAATAATCACCCAATGGCATAAGCTCTTGTCCGCCATCAGCTAAGCTCGAATAAAGCCTGTCAATTTCCTCTTCACTATCACATGTAAGGAATATTGAAAACGAAGGTGTAAACGTAAATTGATGCTTAACATTGCTATCGATGCACATAAATTCCTGATCTTTCAAGGTAAAGGTGGCCTGCATGACACTCCCCTCTGTACCTGCTTCATTGATACCATACCGTATCATGCTGGTTATTTTCGATCCTTCGATTAAAGATGTGTAATAATTCATTGCTTCTTCCGCATTTCCTTCGAACATCAAGAAAGGTGTGACTTTCATCATTCTCATCAAACTCCTGTTCAACTTTAATTATGTTTCTTCATTGAATCATGGCGCCCACCAGTTACCTGAAGCCACGATCATTGTCTGTAATTTTATCGTATTGGCAAAATAGTCATCATCGTCTTGTTTCTGTATCGTCCTATCCCATAATTCGTTGATCCATTGCTGGTTGGAGGAATCAACCATGGCACTCACCATGAATGGAGCAACGAAGGTTGTACTATTCCCTTCTTCCACAGCTCTTCCGCTCAGCGTGTAGCCGGATTGGATATTTTCAGGATTGCCATCCGTTTCCGCTTTAATCCAATCATTCATCTTCTTTAATTGCGGCAGGGCTCTTTCATCACCAGTCAGTAAGTAATCGAGTGTATAGCGCCAAGGGGTCCTGCTGCTGTTCCAGCTGTAATTGCCGTCATTCTCCCCTTCTAAAAAATCAGCATGAGCCGGTTGATATTCTCCCCTGGATTGGACAATGAAGTCCGGCATGAGACCTGTATTGCCGCTTTTCTCCTCATAAATCGAATGAATGACCGCATAAGCCTTATCCGTTACATCTTTCCATTCATCAGTCCCGGTTGCCGCCTCAAATGACTTAAAATGATTAAGAAGAAGGTCAGATGAACGAGTCGATTGTCCGTATACCTTATCTTTATCTTCCACCCAGTCCCCTAGCTTAACCAAGGACTGCGACCGATTTATCTCATTCGACATGATCGCTGCCAAGATGTCCTTTGCACTGGCAAGATAGTCGATTTCCCCTTCACTTCCCCACTGGCGATCGGCCAATAACAACGAATAGGCGATATCCATATCGCCATCAGTTGCTGAATCGGCGTCCCCTGGCGTATTGATGATTTTACCCGACTTATCCTTAACTTGCTGCCATGCCATTAAGGAAGGGTCATTATCACTTCCATGGGCTTTATAAAAACGATAAAGACCATCGAAGTAATGCTTGTCCTGGCTGCCTGCCATGATTGCCGTTATCATCATCCCATACCCATGCGCTTCAGAGACGGTCACTGCATTCTTGGGCTCTGCATATCCTTTATCATTGTAAAAAATATAATATTGATCATTTTCATCAGCTGGCTGCTTAAGATATTCATTTTTCCAGGCTTTATAAAAATTCGTTACGGCAGCATCCAACTCCTCCTGTGAAACATTGTCAGGTTTTATCGTACCCGCCTGATAGACAGTATGCTGAGGAAATGCCCTTTTACCGACAAGCTCTTTCTGTTTGGTTTGAGGTACCAATGCTATCGAAGCAATGATCCCAAAAACGATCACGCCCAATGCTATCAATAAACTTCTTTTTTTCATGGCTGGCTCCTTGAGTTATGATGCAGTATTCACTGCTATTGTATGTTCGGCTAGGAACATAAAAATGGTGCTGTTAAAATATATGTTATCAATTCTTCCTCTATTAAACATGACTTTTCTTATGTACTTGCACTATATCATAAGTTATTTTGGATATTTATGTTATTATAAACGTCGAATTCTGAGTGTTTCTACTTAAGTATTTTAAAAAGGAGTGTTTTAATGAAAAGAATTTGTAATCAGTGCCAAACTGAAATGATAGATGATTGCCAAGTAAATGTTCAAGGCGGAATGTATGGGATAAAGATTAGTCAAAAGAAAGGACTTTTCAGTAGTGTTTCTGCAAACCCTAAAGCATCTGTATGCCCAAATTGTGGTTATGTAGCTTTCTATATTGATGAGTTTAGAGAATTTATTAAGTAAAAATATAAATATATACAGCTAACTGACGTTTGTGAGGATAGTAAGTTAGCAAGTATATATTTATGTTTTGTCCTTATCGCTTAAGGAAGAAATATCAGATTATGCTTTATCATAGCTTATTTAAAGAAAGCCGGTATTAATGGTAACAAGTTTATACTTGAATCAGTAATAAGATTAAATGGTGGTTTGGAGATACATCAATGGCAGGCAGCCCTGCTTCTGCGTTAGCTTTCATGATTAAATCGGTCGAATGAATATAAACCTACATCATTCCACTTTTTTCAATTCCATAACTCCTTTGCCATCCATTGAAATATCCAGTTGCTGATTTATGACTATCGAAAGCGGAAAGATTTCCGACTCTTTATTCGAAAAAATCCACCGCCGTTTCCTTGGACCTAAAAGTAAAAACGAACCTGCTTCATGTTCCCCCATGAAATTCAATCCATCTTCACTTATTTCTTCACCATTCCTTACAGGTACACCATTACTGATCAACTGGTTTCCCAAGGCCCTGACTTCATCTGTCGTAATGTTTATTTCACTGATGCACAGGACGTTTTGAGCTGAAAAATACTTAGCCTCGGATTTGGGTGATACGGAATATCTCGATATGAACTCGACAATGTTGCCTGAAGGGTCTGTAAAATAAAAAGCATGTGCATCAGAATAGCTGAAATAAATTTCGTCATAATCATCTTCTATAGTCAATTCCACTTTTGATTTCGCCCATGCTTTTGCCGAAGTAAATAAATTGGTTGGAATGTTCATGGCAAAATGATAAAAAGGCTTTTCATTGTGATGATATTTTTTGATTTCAAGCACACTTTCCCCTGCCTTCATTTCAAAAACATCATCAGTTTGCGATAGTAACTCAAATCCTAACACATCAACATAAAAATTCCGCATTTCATCCCATGCATGACTATACAAAGTGACCTTATTGATAATCAACGTTTAATCCCCCTTCCACCTAACAAATATTGTAAAGTAATCCTGCATTTGTGCAAACATTCCGTACTTTTCAAAATCATATATTCATATACACGTTGCCCATTTTTACTACGCCAACAATTAGCGACATGCCAACTCAAAAAGGACCACCAAATTCGGTGGTCACTCGTGTCAGCTCCATTGAGTCATTTTTTCATCTTAAAAGGTTCACTCTTTAATTTTCAGGCCCAGCATGGCTGCAAATACTATCGCTTGGTCCGGGGAAACTTCGCATCCATTTAAATCTTCCATGGATACGGTAAGCCTTTGAAATGTAGAACTGCTAATATCAATTCCTTTGAGCGGTGTCCGGGAAAAGTTCACTTCATTTAATCTACATGTTTCGAACTTCACTTTGATGAATTTACACTCATAAAAATCAGCACTTTCCAATGAGCAATGATCGAACTTCACTTGCTTTAAACTGGAATAACCAAAAGCACTTAAATTCAAGTTGCAATTCTCAAAGTAGACATTCCCTAAACTCGCGTCAGACAGGTTAATGCCTAATAGTTTGGACTCTTTGAATTCCACCCGATGAATCGAGCCGCCCATGAAATCGGCATTCGTCAAATCGCAATGATCGAAAATGACATCCGTCAGCTCGATATTCCTGAATGATACATCGCTGAATGTCACATTTTTAAAAACTACCTGTGATAATACGATTTTGTCCATCTTTTCTCTATCGATCGTACAATTGGATATGATACATGAATCTAGATAAGGCTCATCTTGATAATATATTTCCTGAAAGTTCGCTTGAGTTAAGTCTTGAGGGATCTTTGGCTGTTCAATTCTGATTTTGCCTGACATCTTATCACCTTTTCACTTTATTTCTTCAATCACTGGATAACTTTTTTCCAACCGCATCACACTTCTTTACCGGAAACGGTATCATTTATTTTTTAAAGGTCTGAACCGATATGGGTCCACCGCTGGTAATATACTAACCGTAAGCTATATTTCAGTGAAGTTCAATCTAAGAATTTCGCAAAAATGACTATTATTTTTCGTTATTTTGTGTCATCTTCCATCAACATTTTGCAAAAAAAAAACTGCCTCATCGGCAGCTTTTTAACTTTAAACTTCAGTATGTAATCCTGTTGGCATCAGGAAATAATATAGCGCTGCACCCATTATGGCCATCATACCGCCTATCAGAAAGAAAGCTTGAAAGATATTCCCTCCCACAGTTGGGGAATTGGATACAAAACCAGTTGAAAGCAGAAAAAGGACACCCAACCCCAACAAGAAAAGAGCCATTTTTTTAATACTTCTTTTGAATAGGATATATCCCGTAAGTATGATTAAGTACGATGCTGCAAGGACCATAAGAAATGGAAATAACGGTTTGAATTTTGCGGCATACACGAAATAATCGAAATTCGAAATATCATTTGCATCCATCGCATGATCATCATTTACTTGTGTGAAATGCGTGGAATACTTCCATTCCCAAGG
The DNA window shown above is from Peribacillus sp. FSL P2-0133 and carries:
- a CDS encoding Rrf2 family transcriptional regulator, which gives rise to MQLTKGVEQAICIIVILSTQDKNVPLSSNEISRRLEVSPSYLKKIIRKLVVKQIITSVPGNNGGLTLAKSVDKIKNLEIIEAMEGPISMFPDTGLIEKAFKDGEYAEKGMDVLRRMFSRADQLLIEFFSSQTVADLLKESFGTTDIPTLNWNSTSLSDVLREKKGEMK
- a CDS encoding thioredoxin family protein, which translates into the protein MKNINTEQEYREQINQEGLTVGIFTTTWCPDCKRLDMFIDEITQEHQDKQWFTIDRDEFPEISEEQTVMGIPSLLVFKNGEKVAHLHSANAKTPEAVNEFLNDL
- a CDS encoding sodium:solute symporter family protein, whose translation is MNIAIIIIFSFLLLSLYLGIRARKGKDMDLEQWTVGGRGFGPFIIMILLAGEIYSTSTFLGSSGWAYGIGGPALYGTAFAALGYLFSYWIYPAIWSYGNKHKLISQADFYVKKYKSPLLGVLVSIVGVLALVPFLVLQLKGLGIIVSTTSYGSISPTVAVWIGAVSVTVYVMISGIHGSVWTAVLKDIMIALVALFLGIYIPLHYFGGIQPMFEAVNAVKPDFLTLPDMGMSASWFISTIILTTLGFYMWPQTFGSAYTAKSAKTFRKNAFILPLYGALSVGAIFVGYAAIIKVPGLQGSDMDLALLKLSINTFDPWFVGVIGAAGLLTALVPGSMILMSSATLLAKNVYQHFSPSASDKQITTIAKLLVPVLALISVYFTLTGGNTIVALLLMGYSMVTQLFPSFIASLLQKNFVTKEGASAGIIAGLATVGYTTITSATIGTLFPALPQVIKDLNIGLVALLINVIVMIGVSLIARKFSKDNNGELEAA
- a CDS encoding DUF3311 domain-containing protein — protein: MKPIYFLSLIPVIAILGGPFWANSIEPYILGMPLFFFWNFSWLIFTALVVFIIYMLDPKNKEREEK
- a CDS encoding VOC family protein, with the translated sequence MMKVTPFLMFEGNAEEAMNYYTSLIEGSKITSMIRYGINEAGTEGSVMQATFTLKDQEFMCIDSNVKHQFTFTPSFSIFLTCDSEEEIDRLYSSLADGGQELMPLGDYSFSKKFGWISDKFGISWQLTLPI
- a CDS encoding glycosyl hydrolase family 8, with amino-acid sequence MKKRSLLIALGVIVFGIIASIALVPQTKQKELVGKRAFPQHTVYQAGTIKPDNVSQEELDAAVTNFYKAWKNEYLKQPADENDQYYIFYNDKGYAEPKNAVTVSEAHGYGMMITAIMAGSQDKHYFDGLYRFYKAHGSDNDPSLMAWQQVKDKSGKIINTPGDADSATDGDMDIAYSLLLADRQWGSEGEIDYLASAKDILAAIMSNEINRSQSLVKLGDWVEDKDKVYGQSTRSSDLLLNHFKSFEAATGTDEWKDVTDKAYAVIHSIYEEKSGNTGLMPDFIVQSRGEYQPAHADFLEGENDGNYSWNSSRTPWRYTLDYLLTGDERALPQLKKMNDWIKAETDGNPENIQSGYTLSGRAVEEGNSTTFVAPFMVSAMVDSSNQQWINELWDRTIQKQDDDDYFANTIKLQTMIVASGNWWAP
- a CDS encoding nucleic acid-binding protein; this translates as MKRICNQCQTEMIDDCQVNVQGGMYGIKISQKKGLFSSVSANPKASVCPNCGYVAFYIDEFREFIK
- a CDS encoding VOC family protein, encoding MIINKVTLYSHAWDEMRNFYVDVLGFELLSQTDDVFEMKAGESVLEIKKYHHNEKPFYHFAMNIPTNLFTSAKAWAKSKVELTIEDDYDEIYFSYSDAHAFYFTDPSGNIVEFISRYSVSPKSEAKYFSAQNVLCISEINITTDEVRALGNQLISNGVPVRNGEEISEDGLNFMGEHEAGSFLLLGPRKRRWIFSNKESEIFPLSIVINQQLDISMDGKGVMELKKVE
- a CDS encoding pentapeptide repeat-containing protein — its product is MSGKIRIEQPKIPQDLTQANFQEIYYQDEPYLDSCIISNCTIDREKMDKIVLSQVVFKNVTFSDVSFRNIELTDVIFDHCDLTNADFMGGSIHRVEFKESKLLGINLSDASLGNVYFENCNLNLSAFGYSSLKQVKFDHCSLESADFYECKFIKVKFETCRLNEVNFSRTPLKGIDISSSTFQRLTVSMEDLNGCEVSPDQAIVFAAMLGLKIKE
- a CDS encoding DUF4306 domain-containing protein — translated: MTFNNFLQMIIAAFFLLLFSFCTWYEGSEILDNPWEWKYSTHFTQVNDDHAMDANDISNFDYFVYAAKFKPLFPFLMVLAASYLIILTGYILFKRSIKKMALFLLGLGVLFLLSTGFVSNSPTVGGNIFQAFFLIGGMMAIMGAALYYFLMPTGLHTEV